GTACCGCGCCAAGCGTGACGGCCGTAACCGTTGCGCGGCCGCCTGGGAGAATGTCGATGCCTGAGTTACGGGTCGGCGAACGCCAATGGGCAGTGGCGGCGGGCAGTAACCTGCTCGATGCCCTCAATCAAAACGGCGTGCCGGTGCCCTATAGCTGCCGCGCCGGCAGTTGCCACGCGTGCCTGGTCAAATGTGTCGAGGGCCTGCCCAGCGACAGCCGTCCCGATGCCTTGAGCAATGAACAGCGCCAGCAGGGTTGGCGGTTGGCCTGTCAGTGCCAGGTGGTTGACGATCTGCAAGTCGAAACTTTTGACCCGCTGCGCGATGGTCTTGCCGCGCAAGTGGTCGCCAGCGATTGGCTGAGCGCCAGCGTGTTGCGCTTGCGCCTGAGCAGCGAGCGCCCGTTGCGCTATCAGGCGGGGCAGCATCTGGTGTTGTGGGCGGGGCAGGTGGCGCGGCCATATTCCCTGGCCAGCCTGCCGGAAGAAGACCGCTTTCTGGAATTCCACCTCGATTGCCGTCAACCGGGGGAGTTCAGTGACGCGGCG
The Pseudomonas sp. GR 6-02 genome window above contains:
- a CDS encoding iron-sulfur-binding ferredoxin reductase, which produces MPELRVGERQWAVAAGSNLLDALNQNGVPVPYSCRAGSCHACLVKCVEGLPSDSRPDALSNEQRQQGWRLACQCQVVDDLQVETFDPLRDGLAAQVVASDWLSASVLRLRLSSERPLRYQAGQHLVLWAGQVARPYSLASLPEEDRFLEFHLDCRQPGEFSDAARRLKIGDPIRLGELRGGALHYDPDWHTRPLWLLAAGTGLGPLFGILREALRQHHQGAIRVIHLAHDASEHYLAKPLQAMAEGRENLNVELWTAAELPAALAQLRLVSRQTLALVCGAPDSVDAFARRLYLAGLPRNQLLADVFVPHG